One genomic region from Phocoena sinus isolate mPhoSin1 chromosome 3, mPhoSin1.pri, whole genome shotgun sequence encodes:
- the LOC116751029 gene encoding bromodomain-containing protein 8-like, with protein MGHEWVWLDSEQDYPNDSELSNDCRSLFSSWDSSLDLDLGSWRETEEPGAEELEESSPGREPRELLVGDSGSEESQEEAEQVSRQNLHRFLSEVVYLMEPLCISSKEPGEGCCPSSGTRQQEARGIKATEGEGEPCKEPEELSAKVDPLVTEKSLLGENGRPEVTPPPSDIWALQEQPTASEEGEVQQESKEQDQSEGYVSEMEDQRSSGECDDSFSIQETPLVDILFSHATSSKLPDLGHSDPVQDHLLFKKTLLPVWKMIASHRFSSLFLKPVSERQAPGYKDVVKRPMDLTSLKRNLSKGRIRTVAQFQRDLMLMFQNAVMYNDSDHQVYRMAVEMQREVLEQIQVLSIWLDERRVLNSLE; from the exons ATGGGGCATGAATGGGTTTGGTTGGATTCTGAACAAGACTATCCCAATGACTCTGAGTTGAGCAACGATTGCAGGTCACTCTTCAGCTCATGGGACTCCAGTTTGGATCTTGATTTGGGCAGCTGGAGGGAAACTGAGGAGCCAGGGGCTGAGGAACTAGAGGAAAGCAGCCCAGGGAGAGAACCTCGTGAGCTGCTTGTGGGGGACAGTGGCAGTGAGGAATCTCAGGAAGAGGCGGAGCAAGTCAGCCGCCAGAACCTCCACCGCTTTCTCTCTGAG GTAGTCTATTTAATGGAGCCATTATGCATTAGCAGCAAAGAACCAGGTGAAGGCTGCTGCCCTTCATCTGGCACCAGACAACAAGAGGCGAGGGGAATTAAAGCTACTGAAGGAGAGGGGGAGCCCTGCAAAGAGCCTGAAGAGCTTTCAGCCAAGGTAGACCCCTTGGTAACTGAGAAGTCATTACTGGGAGAAAATGGAAGGCCAGAGGTGACTCCACCTCCCTCAGATATTTGGGCACTTCAGGAACAACCCACAGCGAGTGAAGAG GGGGAGGTTCAGCAAGAATCCAAAGAGCAGGACCAGAGTGAAGGGTATGTGTCAGAGATGGAAGACCAGCGTTCTTCAGGTGAGTGTGATGATAGCTTCAGCATCCAGGAGACTCCTCTGGTGGATATCCTTTTCAGCCATGCTACCTCCTCAAAGCT GCCTGATCTAGGCCATAGTGACCCTGTTCAGGATCACTTGCTATTTAAGAAGACTCTCCTGCCAGTCTGGAAGATGATAGCCAGTCACAG GTTCAGCAGTCTGTTTCTGAAGCCTGTGTCAGAAAGGCAGGCCCCAGGATacaaggatgtggtgaaaag ACCCATGGACTTAACTAGCCTGAAAAGGAACCTGTCTAAGGGACGTATTCGCACCGTGGCTCAGTTCCAGAGGGACCTGATGCTGATGTTCCAGAACGCTGTGATGTACAATGACTCTGATCATCAGGTGTACCGTATGGCTGTGGAGATGCAGCGAGAAGTCTTGGAACAGATTCAG GTGCTGAGTATTTGGTTAGATGAAAGAAGAGTCTTAAATAGTCTGGAATGA